The following proteins are co-located in the Mycolicibacterium goodii genome:
- a CDS encoding polyketide cyclase / dehydrase and lipid transport has translation MNSIQIADETFIAADPAAVGAAVADTASWRRWWPDLRLAVVEDRAAKGHRWTVTGALTGTMEIWLEEVLDGVVLHYFLHAEPSGATARALARMNLAKMNHRRRVAGKVMSFELKQRLEAGRPVGVSPRA, from the coding sequence ATGAACAGCATTCAGATCGCCGACGAGACCTTCATCGCCGCCGATCCGGCCGCGGTCGGGGCGGCGGTGGCCGACACCGCGAGCTGGCGCCGGTGGTGGCCGGACCTCCGGCTGGCCGTCGTGGAGGACCGCGCCGCGAAGGGGCACCGGTGGACGGTGACCGGTGCGTTGACCGGGACCATGGAGATCTGGCTGGAAGAGGTCCTCGACGGGGTGGTCCTGCACTACTTCCTGCATGCCGAGCCGTCCGGTGCGACGGCGCGGGCGTTGGCACGGATGAATCTGGCGAAGATGAACCATCGGCGCCGCGTCGCGGGCAAGGTGATGTCGTTCGAGCTCAAACAGCGGCTTGAGGCGGGCCGGCCCGTCGGGGTGTCGCCGCGGGCCTGA